A single window of Candidatus Eremiobacteraceae bacterium DNA harbors:
- a CDS encoding cupin domain-containing protein has translation MQEALPANFRNNEDVKYGLLRVVDIPAEVSANAPWFNQTLTTVDDAVVRLGLFQGEFPWHKHVDQDEFFLVLDGEISLDVEGLDSVVLTRHQGFTVPKGTMHRPRSPQRSVVLMVESLGIVPTGD, from the coding sequence GTGCAAGAAGCGCTACCCGCAAACTTTCGAAACAACGAAGACGTCAAGTACGGCTTGTTGCGCGTTGTCGACATTCCAGCCGAAGTGTCCGCTAACGCGCCCTGGTTCAATCAAACCCTCACGACCGTCGACGATGCCGTCGTTCGTCTGGGACTTTTCCAGGGGGAGTTCCCATGGCACAAGCATGTCGATCAAGACGAGTTCTTTCTCGTCCTAGACGGCGAAATATCGCTCGACGTTGAGGGTCTCGACAGTGTCGTACTCACACGACACCAAGGCTTCACCGTACCAAAAGGGACGATGCACCGCCCGCGTTCGCCGCAGCGTTCCGTCGTCCTAATGGTTGAGTCCTTGGGGATCGTTCCCACTGGCGATTAG